A genomic region of Parus major isolate Abel chromosome 14, Parus_major1.1, whole genome shotgun sequence contains the following coding sequences:
- the KDELR2 gene encoding ER lumen protein-retaining receptor 2 yields the protein MNIFRLTGDLSHLAAIIILLLKIWKSRSCAGISGKSQLLFALVFTTRYLDLFTSFISLYNTSMKLIYIACSYATVYLIYMKFKATYDGNHDTFRVEFLIVPVGGLSFLVNHDFSPLEILWTFSIYLESVAILPQLFMISKTGEAETITTHYLFFLGLYRALYLVNWIWRYYFEGFFDLIAVVAGVVQTVLYCDFFYLYVTKVLKGKKLSLPA from the exons ATGAACATCTTCCGTCTTACCGGGGACCTGTCCCACCTGGCGGCCATCATCATCCTGCTGCTCAAGATCTGGAAGAGCCGCTCCTGCGCGG GTATTTCTGGGAAAAGCCAGCTTCTGTTTGCACTGGTCTTCACTACCCGTTACCTGGACCTCTTCACTTCATTCATTTCATTGTATAACACATCTATGAAG CTTATCTACATCGCTTGCTCGTATGCCACCGTGTACCTGATCTACATGAAGTTCAAGGCCACCTACGATGGAAACCATGACACCTTCCGAGTGGAGTTTCTGATAGTTCCTGTTGGTGGGCTCTCTTTTCTTGTCAATCATGACTTCTCTCCACTGGAG atacTGTGGACCTTTTCCATCTATCTTGAATCGGTTGCTATTCTTCCTCAACTTTTTATGATCAGCAAGACTGGGGAAGCAGAGACCATCACTACTCACTATCTTTTCTTCTTGGGTCTGTACCGTGCCTTGTACTTAGTCAACTGGATTTGGCGCTACTACTTTGAGGGATTTTTTGACCTCATAGCTGTTGTTGCTGGTGTGGTCCAGACCGTTCTGTACTGTGACTTCTTCTATTTGTATGTTACAAAAG TCCTCAAGGGAAAGAAGCTCAGTTTGCCAGCATAA